The window CTCTCACCCCCAACACCCTTCCATCTCCAACGCCTTGGTTGCGGCTTTCAAGCGTGCTCAAGCTCACCAAAGGCGTGGTTCAATTGAGAACCAGCAGCAGCCCCTCCTAGCAGTGAAAATAGAGTTGGAGCAACTCATAATTTCCATTTTAGATGATCCAAGTGTTAGTAGAGTCATGAGAGAAGCTGGGTTTTCTAGTACCCAAGTGAAAAGCAATGTAGAACAAGCTGTCTCATTAGAAATATGTAATTCCCAAACACCTTCTGTGAGTAGCAAGTCCAAGGAAAGCAATAGTAATCTCCTGATAGTCAACCCTCATCAGTTTCCTTCAATTGGTAGTCAAATTAGAGTAGTCAAAGATGGAAAGCCAGTGCTGCCTGTAGATCCAAGTGTTAGGAAAGAGGATGTGGCATGTGTTATACAGAATTTAGTgaacaaaagaaggaaaagtaTTGTGGTTGTGGGAGAGTGTCTTGCTAGTGTTGAGGGTGTGGTTAGAGGAGTAATGGACAAAGTTGAGAGGGGAGATGTTGTTGAGGCTTTGAGAGAGGTGAAATTCATAACCAGCACTCTCTCCTCTTTTAGACAGATGTCTAGAGTACAGGTTGAGCAGAAGCTTGAAGAACTCAAAAGCCTAGTGAGAAGTTGTGTGACCAAAGGCGTTATCTTGTATGTGGGAGATCTCAGGTGGACTAGCGAATATAGGGCTAGTAGTTCAAGTGATCAGGGAAGGGGGTATTATTGTCCTGTGGAACACATGATCATGGAGCTTGGGAACTTGCTTTGTGGCATTAACAATGGAGATCATTCGAATGGGAGGCTTTGGATTGTGGGGATGGCTACCTTCCAAACTTACATGAGATGTAAATCTGGCCATCCATCTCTGGAGACTGTTTGGGGTATTCACCCTCTTACAATTCCCTCAAGCAGCCTGCGTTTGAGTCTTGTCACTGACAGGTATAAATTAAGCAGCTAATTAATTAGTAATGGTAATtaaaaatttgcaaaattttTGCATACTTTCATTTCATCTCCCTAACTCTCTTTTAGAAAATGTCATGTGTTAAATCTTTACATCCGTTTATCTTGAGGGAAATGTGCAAACTATTGACTAAGTTTCTTTTTTCTATTTCCCTTTTTGAAATTAGTGAACCTCTCTATTCTCTAAGTCACCATGCCCTTTATTTTTATCTTCCTTTTTAATTGGATGGGGAATTGTGAACAAGGAGAACTTCAACATTTATTAAGACTCCTCTTTTAACTGTATCTCTTGTTAATTATAGTCTTTAGCAGTACCCATTCTCCTTGAATACTAACGTAGTGAGGTTATTGTTCTTATTAACATCAACTTTACTTGTATTTACAGCCATGACTTACAAAGTGATCAGTCTACAAGTAAGATCGCTGAAACTGGAAGCAACAAGCAAATGCTTGAAGGTGGAGATCCGAAGCAGCTCACTTGTTGCTCAGAATGCTCCGCCAAGTTTGAAGCCGAAGCTCGAAATGTACAACAAAGCAGCAGCATTTGCAACAGTGAATCCACCACTTCAAACCTTCCTGCATGGCTCCAACAGTACAAAAACGAGAACAAAGTACTAAGCAGTGCTAATGATGAGGTTCTAATTATAACATATCTCAACCTCTTCAACTTATTCACAATTATTACCTATATATctacatttatatattttatatggcCCATCTAGCACTAATAGAAGTACTACAAAACTAACTTTTTTCTTTgcaattattttgttttcttttttttgtacaCAGAACTCTGTTACAATTTCAGACCTTTGCAAAAAGTGGAACTCCACTTGCGGTTCAATGCACCAACAACTTTCCAATAATTCCTCGGAGAAAACCCTCACATTAATCtcttctctctcaccctcaTCCTCTACTTCCAACTTTTCATAtgagcaacaacaacaaaaccctaatttgcaCCACCAGCATCAGTCATGGAGGCACCAACATTTCTGGATATCTGGATCTAATTGCAACAAGGCTGTTGATGATCAGCCCAGTTTGAGAATGTACATTCCAGAGAACAATACTAGTCCAAAACAACCACTTTCATCAAATCCCAATTCTACCCCTACTTCAGCCTCATCTAGTGATATTGTCATGGAAACTGATGAGTATATCCAGAGGTTCAAGGAGCTCAATGCTGAAAACCTCAAAATCCTATGCACTGCATTGGAGAGCAAAGTCCCATGGCAGAAGGGTATAATTCCCGAAATTTCAAGCACAATCTTGAAATGTAGGTCAGGCATGGTGAGAAGAAAAGGGAATAAGATGGGAAGTTACAATGATGGCACTAAACAGGAAACATGGTTGTTCTTTCAGGGGGTTGATATGGAAGCTAAGTTAAAAGTTGCAAAGGAGTTGGCTAGGCTTGTTTTCGGTTCCCAAACCAACCTCACTTCCATTGCACTAAGCAGTTTCTCATCGACTCGAGCTGATTCGACTGAGAACTGCAGGAACAAGAGATCGAGAGACGAGCAAAGTTTCTGTTATGTCGAAAGATTCGCGGAGGCAGTGTCGTCTAATCCCCATAGGGTGTTTTTAGTCGAAGATGTGGAGCAAGCGGACTATTGCTCTCAAATGGGGTTTAAGAGAGCAATTGAACGAGGACGGATAACCAATTCGAGTGGCGAAGAAGTAGGTCTTGGAGATGCTATCATTATTTTGAGCTGCGAAAACTTCACTTCGAGATCGAGAGCTTGCTCTCCTCCTATCAAGCAAAAATTATCAGAAGGGCCTCATGATGAAGATAATAGGTATGTTGCTGCTTTAGAGGAAACAAGCCCTTGTGTGTCTCTGGATTTGAACATTTCATTTGATGACGATGATAGTTCCGAATGTCAATCGATTGATGACATTGGTCTTCTTGAATCTGTCGATAGACGCATTGTTTTCAAAATTCAAGAGTTGTGAGaatgaaatgaaggaaaaacaaaagattgatAGGTGgtttttcttttgaagtgtttttttgcttcttttgaAACTTTCTTTCTTTAGTATGTTTTTAGATTCTTAGGGTTGGGGATTAAAAAGATTTCCTTTTATGTATACTACATGTACATTATGATCCGTGATTTTCCTGTAACAGATTGGTTGTCGGtttaattttcataattttcttcgtttttgtttatttatttattttttgtgaaggCACTTCTCCttaaatttttacttttttttaattattattattattaagggaaAGGAGAATGgttcaaaactattacaataatttaggaaaaaaagaaagtttCGAACTTCAAACCATGAGTTGAAATTCAATGTCCTATCAGAATAATGGACCACATTCCTTAAATTTTTACTCTTTGTTCATGCATGGAATCTCTGCCAAGTAGTCAGCAATATGCACTAAACAAGTTGAGAAGAGAGAGTGTTGAATGTTCCAGATTTGGCTCTATCACAATTTGTACGCACCGTGTTTATGATACCTAGTTATTCCCGTTGCCGAAATATTTGACAATTATGGAAACAATGTTTGAGAATAAGACGACCACTTGTGTGATGGAAATTTGGATTTGATATAAGTTGGGATTCCCAATTCTTGTCAAATAGTCTTGGAATAAATTAATAGTATGATATCAACTATCAATCTAAGAGTCCGTTTGAGAGTGGTTTGAAAAGGCATAATATCCTTCGAGAAGAAAGCTCATTCTATATAATTCACCAAAATTTGTTTTGAGGAGAAGCACATGAGCTATTTCTTTTCAGAAGTAATTCTCGTGATAATATTAATTGGGAATAACAACTGTACCACCGGCCcctctttatttttcttgagaagaagaaatgaaagatAAAATCGTAAACAAAAACATCCCTTCTCCCTGTCATCAATCATCCCTCATTGCTTGGCAGAAAGGTGTTCTTCCTTCTGTAGCTTCTCACAAAGGCTTCATTGGCGTCTCTGCGGTCAGAGGAGCTCCTTGCTTAAGCCTCCTCTTGGTCAAAGAAAGCCACCATGTCGCCAACGGTCAGTCGTTAGATATTGCCTACGCCGTTTGTGCCATTTCAACCATGGTGGTGAGCTTGTGGACAAAAAAGAATATGTACACGTAAAAAAGTTTGTGTGTATTACtgtcacactcacacacatgtTGGGTAAAAAAATAGCATTTGTGTCGGTCATGCACATTAAGCAAAGAAATGTAATTAGATGAAAAACTAGTTACTTTGTGaagttacacacacacacacacacacacattaagCAAAGAAATGTAATTAGATGAAAAACTAGTTACTTTGtgaagttatatatatatatatatacattgatAACGATACTGGGAGTTAGGTGTTGGGTTACAAATAGAAAACAATGCTATTAAACCATAATAGTATTTTGTTCTCCATTTCCATGTCTAGGTTTCGTTTGCTCTAACTATAATTCCAGATCGgctagattaaaaaaaaaattcgtacatccaaaaatttaatttcacacacacacacatatatatatatatatgcaaatgaactgatcattttatattgatgaAACATGACCCACGAAAAGTACATGGGTAGGTTGCTCAAACTAAGCATTAACATTTTCATGATGATGATGAGAAGTATATATCAAGTCTAGAGAATCTACCAGCTCTCTATCTGAGATATAGAAAATGAACAATCGATAAAGCATTTCATGATGCCAAACATGCTTTGGCCTTTATTCTACGTGGTCTTTTGTGATAGTCACTAGCAAAGCAATTTAATTTGGTAAATGGCAAATTTACTCCATCTATATGCAGGTATCAATATGCTGCCAACTGTTGCCaccctttccttttttttttttttctttaaaaaaaaattgtttcagtACAACAGTGATTATTCCACCTTTGTTCAAGGAAAGTTGAGGGATTAAAATGTGGGTGAATGTTTACAAACAGAGTTTTTATTACTTTACGTCTTAGGGTTTCCTAGTAGGATAAGAATTATGATTCATTTCTGATTTTAACTATGATTCAAGATTACTTTCTTATTTGTTTTAAATCAGGCCTTTATGAATTCACCTCTTGTAATTCAAAATTTAGTTCTTTAAGGGGTGTAGGCTTTGTTTGGAAATGATTTTAGAAtgattaaaagtgtttttaattaaattgtttttggaaccaatccttagtaaaaaacaaatgaatcttataaaagcacttgaagtgcttcttgTAAGAAgtacataactggtgcttcttccaaaatgtgttttttaagtgcttttagaacTTAAAAAACTTTCATCAAAATGCTTTCAATCTTGTTGTAATCTGGACAACTATCATCAATTTTCGTCTTTGGATTTTCTAGTATGATACCAAGTAGGATTCCTTTCCTGTTTTTAATTAGGGTTCAACGttattttcctccttttattgttttgttatttTCCTTATAACTATGTCTTGATAAATGCGCACCTCTTGTGACTCGGTAAGAAAAGTTGTCACAGCAAGATATAACAATTTCCATATGTAGTCGACATAGCAATTTGTaatttgcttcttctttttttttcattttgtaaaTGGAATAAGAAATAGTttttttcatttagtttttttttcttcttctgtttcTTTGATTTGCTAACAATTAAAATAGGGAATTgatattagcacttcaaaaatctcacattcctcacaagtgtatttttctttctaattataaaatttgGAGTGTTaattgagatttttggagtgtcaatagTAATTCCCTTAAAACATACACATTTATACATAAGCCTTTTTCTCTTCGTAAAAGGATCCTCGCCAAATCATTTTCCTTTCTCTTCATGCTACACAATCATTAGATTTTTGCGGGCCTTCTTGCCATATATGCTATTTGGAAAGCGTGTACTAGGTTTATTTTATAGAACCGGCTAATTTCATTACATCGTTGTTAATATGTATACTTAATCTAGATGCGTAATGTTGGTGGGTTTAGCCCTAAATACACTTAAGGTATGGATATTCGTATAATTTTTCATTCCGGTATCCCACATATCTCTTGTaaagttaattttattttttagaaccGACTAT is drawn from Malus domestica chromosome 14, GDT2T_hap1 and contains these coding sequences:
- the LOC103454151 gene encoding protein SMAX1-LIKE 3; the protein is MRAGGCTLQQGLTTEAANIVKQAVTLARHRGHAQVTPLHVASTMLSSSTGLLRTACLQSHSHPLQCKALELCFNVALNRLPASNSSPMLSSHPQHPSISNALVAAFKRAQAHQRRGSIENQQQPLLAVKIELEQLIISILDDPSVSRVMREAGFSSTQVKSNVEQAVSLEICNSQTPSVSSKSKESNSNLLIVNPHQFPSIGSQIRVVKDGKPVLPVDPSVRKEDVACVIQNLVNKRRKSIVVVGECLASVEGVVRGVMDKVERGDVVEALREVKFITSTLSSFRQMSRVQVEQKLEELKSLVRSCVTKGVILYVGDLRWTSEYRASSSSDQGRGYYCPVEHMIMELGNLLCGINNGDHSNGRLWIVGMATFQTYMRCKSGHPSLETVWGIHPLTIPSSSLRLSLVTDSHDLQSDQSTSKIAETGSNKQMLEGGDPKQLTCCSECSAKFEAEARNVQQSSSICNSESTTSNLPAWLQQYKNENKVLSSANDENSVTISDLCKKWNSTCGSMHQQLSNNSSEKTLTLISSLSPSSSTSNFSYEQQQQNPNLHHQHQSWRHQHFWISGSNCNKAVDDQPSLRMYIPENNTSPKQPLSSNPNSTPTSASSSDIVMETDEYIQRFKELNAENLKILCTALESKVPWQKGIIPEISSTILKCRSGMVRRKGNKMGSYNDGTKQETWLFFQGVDMEAKLKVAKELARLVFGSQTNLTSIALSSFSSTRADSTENCRNKRSRDEQSFCYVERFAEAVSSNPHRVFLVEDVEQADYCSQMGFKRAIERGRITNSSGEEVGLGDAIIILSCENFTSRSRACSPPIKQKLSEGPHDEDNRYVAALEETSPCVSLDLNISFDDDDSSECQSIDDIGLLESVDRRIVFKIQEL